Proteins encoded in a region of the Streptacidiphilus rugosus AM-16 genome:
- a CDS encoding PIN domain-containing protein: protein MIILDTSAVTAFATGHRKMHRLISDAAASPFEHLLIPALCLMAAEVADEGAARRILALPVVEIEPLDAAQAAAVGTMIRDGYGSPETCHAIAACLPTPLRPTQQLILTDHQENYPPGIVTVSINDPRLKG, encoded by the coding sequence GTGATCATCCTGGACACCAGTGCCGTGACTGCCTTCGCCACCGGACACCGCAAAATGCACCGTCTCATCAGTGACGCCGCAGCCTCCCCATTCGAGCACCTGCTCATCCCCGCGCTGTGCCTGATGGCCGCCGAAGTCGCGGATGAAGGAGCCGCCAGACGCATCCTGGCCCTCCCAGTTGTCGAGATCGAACCACTGGACGCTGCCCAGGCCGCCGCCGTCGGCACGATGATCCGTGACGGATACGGCAGCCCGGAAACCTGCCACGCCATCGCAGCCTGCCTACCAACACCCCTGCGCCCAACGCAGCAACTGATCCTGACCGACCACCAGGAAAACTACCCACCCGGGATCGTCACCGTTAGCATCAACGACCCACGCCTCAAAGGCTGA